From a single Brassica oleracea var. oleracea cultivar TO1000 chromosome C5, BOL, whole genome shotgun sequence genomic region:
- the LOC106344885 gene encoding uncharacterized protein At4g04775-like codes for MANMNKNEGIPSRCWCGKWIVIYVSKTEENPYRRFFRCEISLQRNKENHLFKWVDEALVDEIQRMDEDQTRITEEIEDLRSSMKKTVHEEVMKHTNSLDVGCVASILSILCLCSKCD; via the exons ATGGCGAACATGAATAAGAATGAAGGGATCCCTTCCAGATGTTGGTGCGGGAAGTGGATTGTCATTTATGTTTCCAAAACAGAGGAGAACCCATACAGACGATTCTTCAGATGTGAGATATCTTTACAG AGAAATAAAGAAAATCATCTTTTTAAGTGGGTCGACGAGGCTCTGGTTGATGAGATTCAAAGGATGGATGAGGATCAGACGAGAATTACCGAGGAAATAGAAGATCTGAGAAGTTCTATGAAGAAGACAGTGCATGAAGAAGTTATGAAGCATACGAATTCGCTCGATGTAGGTTGTGTAGCATCCATTCTCAGTATTTTATGTCTCTGTTCCAAATGTGATTGA